The window TGAATCATCCAGTAGGGGAGACACCAGATTCAAATTTTTCTGTTCAAACAAATATGAATCAGCGCACATGAGTCGATTTGGAATtcattctctatttttctttctttaataaaTCAATTGAGAAAAAGAACAATGTATGGTAcatcaacatacaaattaaaaataaatttcgtacaaatttaatgcaaatttgaatatctacaacaacatacatagtaaaaataaatttcatacaactaattatacatTATATAACTTATCTATAACTTTCATATATTACTtatacccagttaaatacaactacaatatcatacaagttaaatacaatttttatacaaattttatccaatatgtcttttgtatattttgtatgtggtgtgtgcttcttcctctctaaaattccaatcaaaacttactctcttaatataattttgatacatatcaacaactttatgtaaaaagatagtattgataacttaaatacaaattttatacaacgattcatacattatataactattttttaactttcatacaacattcaaataaaaaatatatataactacaatagaatacaatttacatacaattataatacaactttactacaatttcgtaagtatattgtatgacatgtgttcttcttcttcttctttttcttcttcttcttcttcttcttcttcttcttcttcttcttcttcttcttcttcttcttcttcaagtttcaatctgaaattcagccaaaatcaagtataatcttcaccaaaatatcctcaaaattgagatataaactccaaacaatattctcaattgtttgcaacaacacccaatccaaacaaataatagtttttgaaaattcaaattcaatttcaaagcttcaaagctttttaatggttgtcaatggtggagagttaatcaccttcaaaatttattaattgataatttcaatttgaacactaattgtgcaacatgaaaggaaattgctaagttaaaacgattgaaatccattgatgaattctATTAAAACTCTTTACAACAAGAAAGCATTAAAAACATAGAAcatcaaataaagaaaaattggaaaaaacaGAGAAGGagagtagagagagagagagagagagagagagagagagagagagagagagagagagagagagagagagagagagagagagagagagagagagagagagagagagagacagagagagagagagaggtaagTATTAAGTGATAAGGAAATAACtgatattccttattcaattcctaatataaagggatacccatataaaacttatttgtatataattggtaaattgtatatgaccatgtaattaaaTAGAAACTTGAGTAGgaagggtaataaggtttcaaataatgtataggaaggtaaaaatccaTTTTTGAGAATGATCTTAGTATATATGTTTACAAAAATAATCGGTCAGATTcaatgtttactttttctagccggtatacatagattatacataaaTTCTATTATATATACTCGtcggttatttttagtttaagaaattAGATGGACGGCTATTTAATGTAAAATTAGGCCGACACTGTTCATATTATCAAGTCATCACATGGGTCATTAATTAGTTTCAATGCAGTCATTAAGTAAGATTTGCATTTTGTCTTGGAAAGTAGGCAGCTTTTATAATATGGCcatgttttaaaataatttcatattgcGAGTCAACTTAGATGAATGGCATAAGATCAGCTTAGACGGAGATATTATTAATTATATGTGCTAAATCAGGGGTCGAgtcatctttattttatttttcctttctttgtcaAGATTATTCTTATAGTTCTTCAATCTCAAGATATTGGTTGTCAACTGAAAACTAATCTGATTTTTTATTAGTTTGTGACATAAACAAATTTTAAAAGCATCAATTAGAAGCTTATCAGCTGCTGAAAAGAAATGGAGGATATATTTTTGAAGAGTATATTCCACTTTCCCCCTTAAACTTTTAATAGTCGAAAAATAATACGCTCTGGTAGCCCCTTGAACAATATTTTTCAGTcaactttagaattttaattcGAGGAAACAAAAAGTGATGGCCAATAATGGAAGTACTATTTTCAACACAAGTGTAAATTATTTATTCTCGCAAACAGTTGTtcttaaaagaaaatacaaacactATACAAACTTGAGTTCATTCATAGGAACATGCataattactactactactacaatTTAACTAAGTGCATGCTGAATAAGAGGCGGAGTTAGAATTTTGAGTTTATGGATTTTGAATTCTATAAAAGATAGAGATGATTCAAGATAAATTATTCATACATATTAAGTAAAACTTAATATAATTACTAGGTTTTACCGAACCCATAAGTTTGTGCAAAATAATTAGTTGATTTTCCTGCAATTGGTACGAATCTGGCCATTGGTTCCAGTAAGCGGGCTTAAGTTTCCCATTTTGACAATAGCCTTTGCAAAATCTGCAGCAAATGTTATAGGACGAGTACCGTAAGTAGTAACCTGAGAATCCGTAGAACCACCACTAAATAGTTGTTGGTCTGAGTGAAGAAtccctttatttttctttaagttGTTGAAATAATGGTTATCAAATATTGCAGGGGTAGCTGCATCAAGTGCAGAAAGGCTGTCATCTCCACCTGTACTCGGACAGTTTGATTTCAACGATGTAGCCAACGATGAATCGATGGTTGTTTCGTTGTACACACGTTCCCTAAATGTTGTACATTGTGCTTGACCTATGGTGTGAGCACCTGGAAAATATTTCGAGATTAATCAATAAATCAATCAACTATACTTCATCTCTGAAATAGTTGGGGATTCGAATATGTGAATTTTTGTATTTAGAGTATGTTTGGCTTAATTAGTTGATTAAAAATAGTTCACGAGCATAGTGCTGAAGCTAAGGTCTCGTTTGATATGAgagataagggataattaatcccGGATTTTATTTGAGATGAATTTAACCCATATTTGATTGAGATAAAATCGTTGTATAACTAATTCCGGGATTGTAGTATTGTTTTATCTCTATGGGATGGTGATATAACTAGTCCCGGTATAATTAATCATTGAATAACtgtttcccaaccaaacgacccctaactaTATAAAATAAGCAGTTACGTTTGGTAAAAATATGCTGATaaatatttttctcttagaaTGATCAagatttcttaaaaattatttaaactaataaaaaaattgtttttataAGGATAAAGAAGAACGACATAAGTAGAATGGAGAGtgaatttaaaaaattataaaagatATTAGAAACATAATAATATAATTCTTGATCGAAGTAAAAGTGTTTATAAGTGAAAAATCATTAGAGTACTTGGTTTATAAGTTTGGTATTTACCAAACAAGTAAATAAGCGAAAAAATGCTTAAGCTAGCTTATATTCTGTTCTATTCGAGCCCAAGTACGCATTCCAAATTATTTCTAAGGCGAtaataaaattttctttaaactggaaaaataaaagaattgttAATTACCTGCAAGGGCAACCATTTCTTTAGCAGTGAAGCCTTTATTGGCAAAATTGGTAATAAGATCAGTAAGATCCATCAAAGGAGAAGGGATATCACTATTTGCTGAACTTAAACTTGCTGTTGTAGAATCTCTTCTACCTAATTGGACAGTCCACGAAGGCCCACCTAGCTGCACCAAGCCCAAAGGAACTTCATTGAGCTATAAATATACGGAAAATAATATTGTATAGTCGttctcaaaataataacaaaaaaaataattttttttaatatatatacattttgtatgctatatacaaaaattatacaaatttcaTACACTTTTTTCGACtaccaaatgtaaatagtttctggcgtgGGCTAAAAGTAAAAAATATCCATAAATATAGGGAACTTTACATAAATAGCCAGTCGGATTCACCTTAAATTTCTTCTAGCTGATTTACGTAGATTATATACTGATTATATACGGTCCCAAATCCTTGGATAGAAGAAATCATAAACTTGTGGATTTTGAAATTGAATAGAAGAAATTATAAACTTGTTTAAGTTAGGAGAGGGAAGATAGAGATTAAAGTAGTTACTATTGCAACAGAGTCTCGTGCTGCAATAGCTATAATATCTGCACAAGAAACAATTCCAGGACATAATTTCTCTACTTGAGACTTGATTGTATCAATCAAATCAAAACCTCTTAGtgaatttgaatttggttttGCTGTCTTCTCTCCAGTGAAATCTGAAGTATCATCTAGTAATACGGATCCATCACATCCCTGTAAAAAATAGATATTAGTACTTTTTAATTCTTAACCCTATTACTTGGAAAATATTCAATCAAAAGTAATTAAGTAGATATTTTCCGTGTAATATAAATATTAACAGTGATAGTTTGTATAAAAGGAAAATATCGTTGCAACAGCCCAGCTTTACTTTTACATAAAGGCCCATTTGGCCATGAAAAAagattctttttttccttttgactttttttcgaaattagtgtttggccatgaaattttcgatttttattgaaaaataaatttcggaattttttgaaaatctgaaaaattccaaaaagctAATTTTCAAAATGTTCACtacagatcactcacaaaaatttaaaaacatcccaaaattatattcatgtccaaacacaactctaattttcaaatactatttttacttttttcgaaattttataattcttatgtccaaactccctcaaagaccttttttttttggttaaacaagaATGTGGTATGATAAGAATCAAATGACCCCAatatttatttcaaaacaaataaataaataaataacatatGAAACAATAATCCTACTTGGGCAAGATAGAAACTAGTTCGTACTACGTATACATCCAGGGCATTAGTCTCAAATGCTAATTTTTTGTTCATGTGACAGCCCTTGGTAATTCCTTCTTTTCCTATAATTTAACTATAGAATATAATGGAAAAATGCAATTCACACATAAATTGGGCCGAGTTTAACGGAATTTTTTTATCAGCAAACCAACTCTATTCAAGAGCAAAGACGTTTCGTTTTCGGCATTTTTATATTCTAAAATAATTCGTGAATTCTGATTCAACTAGTTGTATCGCCTGCACGCACTagtttaatttatatataataaattgAGTGTGAAAAACAAAACTATGTCACAATAATCCGCGCATGCACAAAACATATAAAAAGCAAACCAAAAGATAAAGTATTAGATAGAAACATGCATTAACAAAGCAATCGTGGAAATGAAGACGGAGCAAAGAGGCCCCCATGCGATGCTCTTTCGCCACAGCATTTGTCACTGCGTCTTTAATTGTATAAATAGCTTTTGGACAAGATTTCTCATAGTAGTCCGAAGACAACTGTGCCGAAGAGAGTCTAATTAGTAAAAACATTAACAGAGACAagtagaaaatataataaaatcgcGAATAAAAGGCCATCTTAAGAAGAATATTGAAGTATAAACAAGACTTTAGAATGAGATTGATGATAGCAAATTAATTTGCTGCATTTTATAGATGCTAATTTTTGGCTGAGTGTTTGACATATCCACTTATGCAGTAGGTCGAAGTTCACtctatcttttcattttttaaattaattgttGGGGTCAAAAAAGTGAAGATTCTCTAGAAGGACAAGATAGCATGATTTTTCTTACTATATAAAGATTGACTTACGAAACAGAACATATATATTTTAGGATCTCAAATATTATAGGACCAACAACGTCTATAGGAAAATCAAAAGGTTTATAGATCTCTCTTGGTTCAAgttttgtaaataaattaagaagaTTTAACCCAAATAGTCGCTCGCCTAAtcgtttaaactaaaaatagctggtaaaaatataatatatatgtataatttatgtatggTATATGTATAATCGTATATgattagaaaaagtaaacaatggaTATAGtcgactatttgtgtaaagatcctaTAAATTAAAGAAACTTCGGAACTTTTCCTTTAATAGGACTTATTCGGCGTGAATCTGAATTAGTGGATCCGtaaatttcaaatataaaattctaaaaaaagagagaatgttGTAACTCCACCGTTCCCCATAATGATGTAAAGTATTATTTCTATCCCACTCCACTTCTACTTATTACCTTTCACTATTCACAAAAAGTATAACTTTTATTTACAAGATAAAGACATAAACAAATAAAGTCTAAAGCTTTCTGATAGTTGGGGGGTGTTCATGTTTCACATTGATATGAGCCAAGAAATAGATAAATTGATGGGTTGGGTTAATTTCCACttaaataaagaattattatgGTTAACAAGTTAGGTGACTGGTGTGAACAAGTATTTGCTGAAGAATATGCTAATTAGTCCGACGTTTTTCTCTATGTATTGATGAGGCATACAAGTCAAATTAACGATCCAccatataaataaaatatatctcGTCTAGATATAATATAACTTTATTTGTGTGTCTTTGGGAGGACTCCTAACTTGAGAAACTTCTTCCTAATCGAGTGATCGGGTAGCTTCCACCAGAAAAAAGAGTAAACTAAAATTTTCCATTCAGATCCTTTCGATCAGAGACGGAGCCATGATTTGAAACTTGTGAGTTTGGCATTATAGTTAGTTTATGTTACTAGGTTCTAAATTACTATAGTTTATACGtattcaataatttttttttgaagacAAATACAGAGTTTAGATCAAAGTTACTATGTTCGACCGAACCCATAATTCTATACTAGCTCCGCCTCTACTTTCAACGTCCTACCTGATTTGGCTGTTACTTTACCACCTTATTGGTGAAGCTCCAAAAGGCAAAATTGCAAGCAAGTAGGGTTATATATCAAACGAGTAAGTTAACTTACATTTGACGGGTTAAAATAGGTCGAATTAATATAAGTCGGTTATGTTATAACTCGTCCAATATTAGGTGCACTGAATAAACCATGTCAAGTTTAGAGATAACGATGTATTCTGCCCTCAATTTCTATATCATTTAAATACAACAAGATTCTTCTTAAAGGTATAAGGATATAGATAACGATGTATTCTGCCCTCAATTTCTATATCATTTAAATACAACAAGATTCCTCTTAAAGGTATAAGGATATAGATAACAATGTATTCTGCCCTCAATTTCTATAGCATTTAAATACAACAAGAttcttcttttatatatatatatatatatatatataaaagtctAAACGATTACTTGTAATTATCCTTTGACTGACTTAATCACAGTACTAAAATCTTTTATAATATAAGTGTATAGCTCCAAACAAAATCTTTTAGGGCAAAAGGTTACAGCTTAAAAGTCCCAAATCCTGATTCAGTTCAAGCAGCGGTATCTTCGTAAAGCTAACCTACTTTTGTGTCTGTCTTAAATGTCTGCCTATATTAGGAGTATACAGTGCTGCCTCTACgtgtggcaaacgggcgggtcggatTGAATTTGGTAGCTCTTCGGTGTATCGACATCCCAGTTTTCCACTCGATAGATCCCGCAAATAATCTGGTTCCCCTTCCTTCTCGACCAGACGAAGGAGATATGAATTCCATTTAAGCGGGTCAGGGCTTGGCTTGACGGACGGGTCGAAAGTGGGTAATaga is drawn from Nicotiana tabacum cultivar K326 chromosome 22, ASM71507v2, whole genome shotgun sequence and contains these coding sequences:
- the LOC107766775 gene encoding cationic peroxidase 1, which produces MAFYSRFYYIFYLSLLMFLLIRLSSAQLSSDYYEKSCPKAIYTIKDAVTNAVAKEHRMGASLLRLHFHDCFVNGCDGSVLLDDTSDFTGEKTAKPNSNSLRGFDLIDTIKSQVEKLCPGIVSCADIIAIAARDSVAILGGPSWTVQLGRRDSTTASLSSANSDIPSPLMDLTDLITNFANKGFTAKEMVALAGAHTIGQAQCTTFRERVYNETTIDSSLATSLKSNCPSTGGDDSLSALDAATPAIFDNHYFNNLKKNKGILHSDQQLFSGGSTDSQVTTYGTRPITFAADFAKAIVKMGNLSPLTGTNGQIRTNCRKIN